One region of Fragaria vesca subsp. vesca linkage group LG4, FraVesHawaii_1.0, whole genome shotgun sequence genomic DNA includes:
- the LOC101306133 gene encoding uncharacterized protein LOC101306133, whose protein sequence is MTLIGLRQPLTELWGPLTGLWGLMIGLQGQLTGLLGSLTGLCPREAFGKRGSLVCKHSISGRTRPTQLRRTEPDRHIFCLLGGYSEQLSPLSTIYPFISSSPPQKILLNLKSLRVRFSIGDEAHFWTMDRARRTSRKGLEGLFCRWQIPYDFSKS, encoded by the exons ATGACGTTGATCGGACTCCGGCAACCTTTGACCGAGCTCTGGGGACCGTTGACCGGACTCTGGGGGTTGATGATCGGACTCCAGGGACAGTTGACCGGGCTCCTAGGATCGTTGACCGGGCTCTG TCCCCGCGAAGCTTTCGGGAAGAGGGGTAGCCTTGTGTGTAAGCATAGCATTTCTGGTCGAACCCGCCCAACCCAACTAAGAAGAACCGAACCTGACAGACACATCTTTTGCCTTTTGGGAGGGTACTCTGAGCAGCTTTCACCTCTTTCAACCATTTATCCATTCATCTCTAGTTCTCCACCTCAGAAGATTCTCCTCAATTTGAAGAGTTTAAG GGTTAGGTTTTCTATTGGGGACGAGGCACACTTTTGGACGATGGACAGAGCCAGAAGAACGAGCCGAAAAGGGTTGGAAGGCCTTTTTTGCAG ATGGCAAATCCCATATGATTTCAGTAAGTCTTGA